One genomic region from Vibrio cyclitrophicus encodes:
- a CDS encoding polysaccharide lyase family 7 protein, translated as MKLSYLSLLTATLLAVPALASNINVGQQFDLDPAKAPAQNFDLSKWKINLPELTTEGSRKGKTLEIGKKELSNVDTPYVHPKWFYTDAESGAMVFVAPNTAPTTPNSKNTRSELRAMLADSYSAPSNNFAISSHKNAEEFGSIGGQMTATLSVDQVSTSGNYNKTGAFSVVIGQIHGSDNEPLKIVYRKLPEHEHGSLTWNYELNPPKELKNAKDENGKKLRKDIRHDVFGQYNLKKGSSDPSDGIKLGEVFSYDVNIKDNIMHLTFTKNPNSSDPIVKTYDVDLAKGKYQGHDVDLGYGQDWMYFKAGAYNQCNTKKSSSACEWRGMEAGDYTQASFYQLILNQ; from the coding sequence ATGAAGTTGTCTTACCTTAGCTTACTGACGGCCACTCTTTTAGCTGTTCCAGCTCTCGCTTCAAATATCAATGTTGGTCAACAATTTGATCTTGACCCTGCAAAAGCACCAGCACAAAACTTTGATTTATCTAAATGGAAAATTAACTTACCTGAGTTAACGACCGAAGGATCTAGAAAAGGCAAAACGCTAGAGATCGGTAAGAAAGAACTGTCGAATGTAGACACACCTTACGTTCACCCGAAATGGTTCTACACTGATGCAGAATCTGGGGCGATGGTATTTGTGGCTCCGAATACGGCACCAACGACACCAAACAGTAAGAACACTCGTAGTGAGCTAAGAGCAATGCTGGCGGATAGTTACTCAGCTCCGAGTAACAACTTTGCTATTTCGAGCCATAAGAATGCAGAAGAGTTTGGCTCTATTGGCGGCCAAATGACGGCGACGCTTTCTGTCGATCAGGTGAGTACCAGTGGTAACTACAATAAAACAGGCGCATTTTCAGTCGTCATCGGGCAAATTCACGGCTCGGACAATGAACCTCTTAAAATTGTTTACCGTAAACTACCAGAGCATGAGCATGGTTCATTAACATGGAACTACGAGCTCAACCCGCCGAAAGAATTGAAAAACGCGAAAGATGAAAATGGAAAGAAACTTCGTAAAGACATTCGCCATGATGTATTTGGTCAATACAATTTGAAAAAGGGCAGTTCTGACCCTAGCGATGGCATTAAGTTAGGTGAAGTTTTTTCATATGATGTAAATATTAAAGATAACATCATGCACTTGACGTTTACTAAGAATCCAAACTCGTCGGATCCAATTGTGAAGACATATGATGTTGATCTGGCGAAAGGTAAATATCAAGGACACGACGTTGATCTTGGCTATGGTCAAGATTGGATGTACTTCAAAGCGGGTGCATACAATCAATGTAACACTAAGAAGTCGAGTTCGGCATGTGAGTGGCGTGGTATGGAAGCGGGTGACTACACACAAGCGAGCTTCTACCAGTTAATTCTCAATCAATAA
- the dnaK gene encoding molecular chaperone DnaK, protein MGKIIGIDLGTTNSCVAVLDGDKPRVLENAEGERTTASVIAYTEGETLVGQPAKRQAVTNPQNTLFAIKRLIGRRFEDEEVQRDIEIMPFNIVKADNGDAWVEAQGQKMAAPQVSAEVLKKMKKTAEDFLGEEVTGAVVTVPAYFNDAQRQATKDAGRIAGLDVKRIINEPTAAALAYGLDKQGGDRTIAVYDLGGGTFDISIIEIDEVEGEKTFEVLSTNGDTHLGGEDFDNRMINYLVDEFKKEQGIDLKADPLAMQRVKEAAEKAKIELSSTTQTDVNLPYVTADATGPKHMNIKVTRAKLESLVEDLVQRSLEPLKVALADADLSVGEITDVILVGGQTRMPMVQAKVTEFFGKEPRKDVNPDEAVAMGAAVQGGVLAGDVKDVLLLDVTPLSFGIETMGGVMTKLIEKNTTIPTKADQVFSTAEDNQNAVTIHVLQGERKQATYNKSLGQFNLEGIQPAPRGMPQIEVTFDLDADGILNVSAKDKATGKEQKITIQASGGLSEEEIEAMVQEAEANKEADKKFEELVTTRNQADQMIHGTKKQVEEAGEALPADEKEKIEAAITALEEVKSGNDKEAIDAKVQELMQAAQKLMEIAQQKAQAEQAGADAGEQSKQDDDVVDAEFEEVKDDKK, encoded by the coding sequence ATGGGTAAAATCATTGGTATTGATTTAGGTACTACTAACTCTTGTGTTGCTGTTCTTGACGGCGACAAACCACGCGTACTAGAGAATGCTGAAGGCGAACGCACAACAGCATCGGTAATCGCATACACTGAAGGCGAGACGCTAGTTGGTCAACCTGCAAAACGTCAAGCTGTTACTAACCCTCAAAACACACTGTTCGCTATTAAGCGTCTAATCGGTCGTCGTTTTGAAGATGAAGAAGTTCAACGCGATATCGAAATCATGCCTTTCAACATTGTTAAGGCTGACAACGGTGATGCATGGGTTGAAGCGCAAGGCCAAAAAATGGCTGCTCCTCAAGTATCTGCTGAAGTTCTTAAGAAAATGAAGAAAACAGCTGAAGACTTCCTAGGTGAAGAAGTAACTGGTGCAGTTGTAACTGTTCCTGCTTACTTCAACGATGCTCAACGTCAAGCAACGAAAGATGCTGGTCGTATCGCTGGTCTAGATGTTAAACGTATTATCAACGAACCTACTGCTGCTGCTCTGGCTTACGGCCTAGACAAGCAAGGTGGTGATCGCACTATCGCTGTATACGACCTTGGTGGTGGTACATTCGATATCTCTATCATCGAAATCGATGAAGTAGAAGGCGAGAAGACTTTCGAAGTTCTTTCAACTAACGGTGATACTCACCTTGGTGGTGAAGATTTCGATAACCGCATGATCAACTACCTAGTAGATGAGTTCAAGAAAGAGCAAGGTATCGACCTTAAAGCTGATCCACTAGCAATGCAGCGTGTTAAAGAAGCAGCAGAAAAAGCGAAAATCGAGCTTTCTTCTACTACTCAAACTGACGTAAACCTACCTTACGTTACTGCTGATGCGACTGGTCCTAAGCACATGAACATCAAAGTGACTCGTGCGAAGCTTGAGTCTCTAGTTGAAGACCTAGTTCAACGTTCTCTAGAGCCACTAAAAGTAGCTCTAGCAGATGCTGACCTATCTGTAGGCGAAATCACTGACGTTATCCTAGTTGGTGGTCAGACTCGTATGCCTATGGTTCAAGCTAAAGTAACTGAATTCTTCGGTAAAGAGCCACGTAAAGACGTGAACCCTGACGAAGCTGTTGCAATGGGTGCTGCTGTTCAAGGTGGTGTACTAGCTGGTGACGTTAAAGACGTTCTACTACTAGACGTTACTCCTCTATCTTTCGGTATCGAAACGATGGGTGGCGTAATGACTAAGCTTATCGAGAAAAACACAACTATCCCTACTAAAGCGGATCAAGTGTTCTCTACAGCTGAAGACAACCAAAACGCAGTAACTATTCACGTTCTTCAAGGTGAGCGTAAACAAGCGACTTACAACAAGTCTCTTGGTCAGTTCAACCTAGAAGGTATCCAACCAGCACCACGTGGCATGCCACAAATCGAAGTAACATTCGACCTAGATGCTGATGGTATCCTGAACGTATCTGCTAAAGATAAAGCAACAGGTAAAGAGCAAAAGATCACTATCCAAGCATCAGGCGGTTTGTCTGAGGAAGAGATCGAAGCGATGGTACAAGAAGCAGAAGCTAACAAAGAAGCGGACAAAAAGTTCGAAGAGTTAGTTACTACACGTAACCAAGCTGACCAAATGATCCACGGCACTAAGAAGCAAGTAGAAGAAGCTGGTGAAGCTCTACCTGCTGACGAGAAAGAGAAGATCGAAGCGGCTATCACGGCACTAGAAGAAGTTAAGTCTGGTAACGACAAAGAAGCTATCGACGCTAAAGTTCAAGAACTTATGCAAGCTGCTCAAAAGCTAATGGAAATTGCTCAACAGAAAGCTCAAGCTGAACAAGCAGGTGCTGACGCTGGTGAACAATCTAAGCAAGACGACGATGTTGTTGACGCGGAGTTTGAAGAAGTTAAAGACGACAAAAAATAA